One Amycolatopsis sp. NBC_00355 genomic window carries:
- a CDS encoding ABC transporter permease, whose translation MTATQTPARNAAFAGVLQRQGAAVVLVLGLIVAWFAFPRFGSADNLRDLALQGSFLAVIALGMTFVIISGGIDLSVGSNYALGGVLAAYGAQYGFFVAILLPLVVCSAIGLINGLLIARTGMAPFIVTLATLLFARGLLLAITSEGATTFKIESGSAILWLGQGTIFGIGVPVYLTLVLFALGGVLLRRTGFGQSVFAIGGAEQSALLMGLPVVRTKIALYTLSGALAGFAGILTAAYLQSGVTVIGVGTELDAISVVVIGGTLLTGGAGTIVGTLVGVLLRVLIQNVINQVGTLDSNYQTVVSGAFLLIVVVIQRLLARSRTR comes from the coding sequence ATGACCGCGACCCAGACCCCCGCGCGCAACGCGGCGTTCGCCGGGGTCCTGCAGCGCCAAGGCGCGGCCGTCGTGCTGGTCCTCGGCCTCATCGTCGCGTGGTTCGCCTTCCCGCGCTTCGGCTCCGCGGACAACCTGCGCGACCTCGCGCTGCAGGGATCGTTCCTCGCGGTGATCGCGCTCGGCATGACGTTCGTGATCATCTCCGGCGGCATCGACCTGTCGGTCGGCTCGAACTACGCGCTCGGCGGCGTGCTCGCCGCGTACGGCGCGCAGTACGGCTTCTTCGTGGCGATCCTGCTGCCGCTGGTGGTGTGTTCGGCGATCGGGCTGATCAACGGCCTGCTCATCGCCCGCACCGGGATGGCGCCGTTCATCGTGACGCTGGCGACGCTGCTGTTCGCCCGCGGCCTGCTGCTCGCCATCACCTCCGAAGGCGCGACGACGTTCAAGATCGAGTCCGGCTCGGCGATCCTCTGGCTCGGGCAGGGCACGATCTTCGGCATCGGCGTGCCGGTGTACCTGACGCTCGTCCTGTTCGCGCTCGGCGGCGTCCTGTTGCGGCGCACCGGGTTCGGCCAGTCGGTGTTCGCCATCGGCGGGGCCGAGCAGTCGGCGCTGCTGATGGGCCTGCCGGTGGTCCGCACGAAGATCGCGCTCTACACGCTGAGCGGCGCGCTCGCCGGTTTCGCCGGCATCCTCACCGCCGCGTACCTGCAGTCCGGCGTCACGGTGATCGGCGTCGGCACCGAGCTGGACGCGATCTCGGTCGTCGTCATCGGCGGCACGCTGCTCACCGGCGGCGCCGGGACGATCGTCGGCACGCTCGTCGGTGTGCTGCTGCGGGTGCTGATCCAGAACGTCATCAACCAGGTCGGCACGCTCGACTCCAACTACCAGACGGTGGTGAGCGGGGCCTTCCTGCTCATCGTCGTGGTGATCCAGCGTCTGCTGGCGCGGTCCCGAACCCGCTGA
- a CDS encoding ABC transporter permease, producing the protein MSSATLTRAPDRAKVTAWLQNYGVYLAVVVLLLFNVFFTENFLSAANFRTQLVQAAPVCIVALGMALVIGTEGIDLSVGSVMSIAAALIPLYLGAGPMMAVIVAVIAGILSGLFSGYLVAYLGIQPIIATLALLVGGRGLALVIAHGQLVQLRNEDFLALGTGDVLGVPVMVIVAGVLAVLAGLLVQRTTFGRQLVAVGGNRTASSLAGLPVKRVLVGVYVISGALAAVAGVLATSRLGASDPNDLGLLMELSAITAVVVGGTPLTGGRVRVLGTVFGALLMQLVHATLIKHNLPDSTAQMAQAAIIVVAVYVARERSRK; encoded by the coding sequence ATGTCTAGTGCCACCCTGACCAGAGCGCCGGACCGGGCGAAGGTCACCGCGTGGCTGCAGAACTACGGCGTCTACCTGGCCGTCGTCGTGCTGCTGCTGTTCAACGTCTTCTTCACCGAGAACTTCCTGTCCGCGGCCAACTTCCGGACGCAGCTGGTGCAGGCCGCGCCGGTCTGCATCGTCGCGCTCGGCATGGCGCTGGTGATCGGCACCGAGGGCATCGACCTGTCGGTCGGCTCGGTGATGTCGATCGCCGCCGCGCTCATCCCGCTCTACCTCGGCGCCGGGCCCATGATGGCGGTCATCGTCGCGGTGATCGCGGGCATCCTGTCCGGCCTCTTCAGCGGCTATCTCGTGGCCTACCTGGGGATCCAGCCGATCATCGCGACCCTCGCTCTGCTCGTCGGCGGCCGCGGGCTCGCGCTCGTGATCGCGCACGGCCAGCTCGTCCAGCTGCGCAACGAGGACTTCCTGGCGCTGGGCACGGGTGACGTCCTCGGCGTGCCGGTCATGGTCATCGTCGCGGGGGTGCTCGCGGTGCTGGCCGGGCTGCTGGTGCAGCGCACGACGTTCGGCCGCCAGCTGGTCGCCGTCGGCGGCAACCGGACGGCCAGTTCGCTGGCCGGGCTGCCCGTGAAGCGCGTGCTCGTCGGCGTCTACGTGATCTCCGGGGCGCTGGCCGCGGTGGCCGGCGTGCTCGCGACGTCGAGGCTGGGCGCCAGCGACCCGAACGACCTGGGCCTGCTGATGGAGCTGTCCGCGATCACCGCGGTCGTCGTCGGCGGCACGCCGCTGACCGGCGGCCGGGTCCGCGTGCTCGGCACGGTGTTCGGCGCGCTGCTGATGCAGCTGGTGCACGCCACCCTGATCAAGCACAACCTGCCGGACTCGACCGCGCAGATGGCCCAGGCGGCCATCATCGTCGTCGCCGTGTACGTCGCTCGTGAGCGGAGCCGCAAATGA